The Streptomyces sp. NBC_00224 genome has a window encoding:
- the fsxC gene encoding FxsC protein, whose amino-acid sequence MHASAQPRPADQHRPYFFLSYAHTPRYGAGGPDPDMWVERLFRDLCGHVMAMTDLPAGAPAGFMDREIRSGEGWSERLGEVLASCRVFVPLFSPRYFASEMCGREWYAFEQRTIQHQAYTNRPAEAIVPALWVPVPPEQLPGPAERLQFNHRAFGDRYVTDGLYGLIKLRIFAEEYERAVYELAKRIVSVADATAIRPGRHVDYRLAPSAFGAAPSEGPRPMHVTVAAPTRHELPEGRDDAYYGESPLEWNPYHPISARPLALVAEDMVRSLNYQTTVSSFDEEVLHLDGKQPPSRPEVLLVDRWALEDEDRRARLAAFDAEHRPWVSVVVPWNRDDTQSRASEVELTHRLEETMPSKMRQGRAACRAAAKGVPSMEAFGQILPQVVEAAAQQYLRHATVYPPAGGGHTERPRLVGPMGTDFGTTQYIPDRLDHAPDAEETDDSQS is encoded by the coding sequence GTGCACGCATCAGCGCAGCCGCGTCCGGCCGACCAACATCGGCCCTACTTCTTTCTGAGTTACGCGCACACGCCGAGGTACGGGGCGGGCGGCCCGGACCCCGACATGTGGGTGGAGCGGCTCTTCCGTGATCTCTGCGGCCATGTGATGGCCATGACCGACCTGCCCGCCGGTGCGCCCGCCGGCTTCATGGACCGGGAGATACGGTCCGGCGAGGGCTGGTCGGAGCGCCTCGGCGAAGTCCTCGCCTCCTGCCGGGTGTTCGTGCCGCTGTTCTCGCCGCGCTACTTCGCGAGCGAGATGTGCGGCCGTGAGTGGTACGCGTTCGAGCAGCGCACCATCCAGCACCAGGCATACACCAACCGCCCGGCCGAGGCGATCGTGCCGGCCCTGTGGGTGCCGGTCCCGCCCGAGCAACTGCCCGGGCCCGCCGAGCGGTTGCAGTTCAACCACCGGGCCTTCGGCGACCGCTACGTCACCGACGGCCTCTACGGGCTGATCAAGCTGCGCATATTCGCCGAGGAGTACGAACGCGCGGTCTACGAGCTCGCCAAACGCATCGTCAGCGTCGCCGACGCCACCGCGATCAGGCCCGGCCGCCACGTCGACTACCGGCTGGCGCCCAGCGCCTTCGGCGCGGCCCCCAGCGAGGGCCCACGCCCCATGCACGTCACCGTCGCCGCGCCCACCCGGCACGAACTGCCCGAGGGCCGCGACGACGCGTACTACGGGGAGAGCCCGCTGGAGTGGAATCCCTATCACCCCATCTCCGCCCGGCCGCTGGCGCTGGTGGCGGAGGACATGGTGCGCTCGCTCAACTACCAGACCACCGTCTCCTCCTTCGACGAGGAGGTGCTGCACCTCGACGGCAAGCAGCCGCCGTCGCGGCCCGAGGTCCTGCTGGTGGACCGGTGGGCGCTGGAGGACGAGGACCGGCGCGCCCGGCTCGCGGCCTTCGACGCCGAGCACCGGCCCTGGGTGAGCGTGGTCGTCCCCTGGAACCGCGACGACACCCAGAGCCGGGCATCGGAGGTGGAGTTGACGCACCGTCTGGAAGAGACCATGCCGTCCAAGATGCGCCAGGGGCGGGCCGCGTGCCGGGCCGCAGCCAAGGGCGTACCCAGCATGGAGGCCTTCGGGCAGATACTGCCCCAGGTCGTGGAGGCGGCGGCACAGCAGTATCTGAGACACGCGACGGTCTATCCGCCCGCGGGGGGCGGGCACACCGAACGGCCGCGCCTGGTCGGGCCGATGGGCACCGATTTCGGCACCACGCAGTACATCCCCGACAGGCTCGATCACGCGCCCGATGCGGAGGAGACGGATGACAGCCAGTCGTGA
- the fxsT gene encoding FxSxx-COOH system tetratricopeptide repeat protein, with protein sequence MTASRDGRIVTFYSYKGGTGRTMALANTAWILAANGKRVLAVDWDLEAPGLHRFFHPFLDPSTLGATTGVIDLITEYAWAATSPVPRSDDWHRDYARIQPHAVSLTPEALGWQFPDGGTLDFVSAGRQNREYSATVSTFDWDNFYDRLGGGHFFDALREDMKENYDYVLIDSRTGLSDIADICTVHLPDVLVDCFTLSDQSIDGAASVARQIDERYSGQNIRILPVPMRIDEGEKEKADAGRALARLKFDRFPAGLSGDELTAYWGAVEIPYRPYYAYEETLATFGDEAGLSNSLLSAFERLASVVTEGRITSMPTVNEEIRLRIRDAFTRRRPALPADLFLSYVAENRMWADWIESVLTRAGFRVVPRDVSAEPSSADGEAVAAENAARTVVLISSAYLKSARAVEIWSRAAAEDPSGARRQLLPLRVGDVRLTAPYIDRNPVDLFRLDEVHATTALLRALERPVQISDGVAPGPRFPGTVPKIWNAPPRNPGFTGRSLVLERMRDQLGGGLAVVLPQPQTLYGLGGVGKTQVALEYVHRFMADYDLVWWISAEQPDDVVAGLAELGVRLGVQGGDDMNSASREAIDLLRRGVPTSRWLLVFDNADDPEQLKRFFPPGGPGHVLVTSRNQTWSQYGDALPVDVFLREESIEHLQRRAPGLTVDDADQVATAVGDLPLAVEQAAAWIAETATPVAAYLEQLAQQAPSVLALNQPAGYPEPVAATWNVSIERLKQRSPAAVRLLQLCAFFAPEPISANLLYSKEMIDALKPYDATLQEKLVLGRVIREIGRFALAKVDQVGSSIQVHRLVQAVIRAQLSDEEQMDARHAVHRILAGARPDADEPIDNPETWAQFNTIWPHLTPSGARLCDEPETRRLLIDRVRYLWKRGDFNAAANLAEDLREEWREKLGPNDLQYLYLRFHLSNILRSRGRYVEAMELDEETLARQTEVLGATHPHTYMTTSALAMDLGALGQYSKAMELATEAHEGFRQIFDESHPRTLAAANNLALNMRMLGQYARARELDQDVYDRRTEVLGPEHPYTLSSAMNLARDLREIGRYEDSVALLSRTYDLYKEQLGRAFPGTLAAAKSLAVSLRRAGRLDDARRLTTATRNRYRAKYTSANPDWLACDLNMAADLFAAGDSAAARDAAQEVVDQYIKVPGERHPYTLAASNNLGIYQWGCGALDSADTLLETTIRTMRDILGENHPHALFATVNLANVKADMGDLESALEIERNAVARLREVLGAHHPETLACAANMSVTLDGLGRKEEALHVRAEAVEELQRLLGDEHAFVRIARDERRVQRDLEPLAV encoded by the coding sequence ATGACAGCCAGTCGTGACGGACGCATCGTCACGTTCTACTCGTACAAGGGTGGTACGGGCCGCACCATGGCCCTCGCCAACACGGCCTGGATCCTTGCCGCCAACGGCAAGCGGGTCCTCGCGGTGGACTGGGACCTGGAGGCCCCGGGGCTGCACCGCTTCTTCCACCCCTTCCTCGACCCCTCGACGCTCGGTGCCACCACCGGGGTCATCGATCTCATCACCGAATACGCCTGGGCCGCCACCAGTCCCGTGCCGCGCTCGGACGACTGGCACCGCGACTACGCGCGCATCCAGCCGCACGCCGTCTCGCTCACACCCGAGGCCCTGGGCTGGCAGTTCCCCGACGGCGGCACCCTGGACTTCGTCTCCGCCGGCCGGCAGAACCGCGAGTACTCGGCGACCGTCTCCACGTTCGACTGGGACAACTTCTACGACCGGCTCGGCGGCGGCCACTTCTTCGACGCCCTGCGCGAGGACATGAAGGAGAACTACGACTACGTACTGATCGACAGCCGCACCGGCCTCAGCGACATCGCCGACATCTGCACCGTCCACCTCCCCGACGTCCTGGTGGACTGCTTCACCCTCAGCGACCAGTCCATAGACGGCGCCGCCTCCGTGGCCCGCCAGATAGACGAGCGCTACAGCGGGCAGAACATCCGCATCCTGCCCGTCCCCATGCGCATCGACGAGGGCGAGAAGGAGAAGGCGGACGCCGGCCGGGCGCTCGCCCGCCTCAAGTTCGACCGCTTCCCGGCCGGGCTCTCCGGCGACGAACTCACCGCGTACTGGGGCGCGGTGGAGATCCCGTACCGCCCCTACTACGCCTACGAGGAGACGCTGGCGACCTTCGGCGACGAGGCCGGGCTCTCCAACTCGCTGCTCTCCGCCTTCGAGCGGCTCGCCTCCGTCGTCACCGAGGGCCGGATCACCTCGATGCCGACCGTCAACGAGGAGATCCGGCTGCGGATCCGGGACGCCTTCACCCGCCGCAGGCCCGCACTTCCGGCCGATCTGTTCCTCAGCTATGTGGCCGAGAACCGGATGTGGGCCGACTGGATCGAGTCCGTGCTGACCCGGGCCGGGTTCCGGGTGGTGCCCCGCGACGTGTCGGCCGAGCCCAGCAGCGCCGACGGGGAGGCGGTCGCCGCCGAGAACGCGGCCCGTACCGTCGTCCTGATCTCCAGCGCCTACCTCAAGTCGGCCCGCGCCGTGGAGATCTGGTCCCGGGCCGCCGCCGAGGACCCCTCGGGTGCCCGCCGCCAGCTGCTGCCGCTGCGCGTCGGAGACGTACGGCTCACCGCGCCCTACATCGACCGCAACCCGGTGGACCTGTTCCGGCTCGACGAGGTGCACGCCACCACCGCGCTGCTGCGCGCCCTGGAGCGGCCGGTGCAGATCAGCGACGGGGTGGCGCCCGGACCGCGGTTCCCCGGCACCGTCCCCAAGATCTGGAACGCGCCGCCGCGCAACCCCGGCTTCACCGGCCGCTCGCTGGTCCTGGAGCGGATGCGCGACCAGCTCGGCGGCGGCCTCGCCGTCGTCCTGCCGCAGCCGCAGACGCTGTACGGACTCGGCGGCGTCGGCAAGACACAGGTGGCCCTGGAGTACGTCCACCGGTTCATGGCCGACTACGACCTGGTCTGGTGGATCTCCGCCGAGCAGCCCGACGACGTGGTGGCCGGCCTCGCCGAGCTCGGCGTACGGCTCGGGGTGCAGGGCGGCGACGACATGAACTCCGCCTCCCGCGAGGCCATCGACCTGCTGCGGCGCGGGGTGCCCACCTCGCGCTGGCTGCTGGTCTTCGACAACGCGGACGACCCCGAGCAGCTCAAGCGGTTCTTCCCGCCGGGCGGCCCGGGCCACGTCCTGGTGACCTCCAGGAACCAGACCTGGTCGCAGTACGGCGACGCGCTGCCCGTCGACGTGTTCCTGCGCGAGGAGTCCATCGAGCACCTCCAGCGGCGCGCCCCCGGGCTCACCGTGGACGACGCCGACCAGGTCGCCACCGCGGTCGGTGACCTGCCGCTCGCCGTCGAGCAGGCGGCGGCGTGGATCGCGGAGACCGCGACGCCGGTCGCCGCCTATCTGGAGCAGCTGGCCCAGCAGGCCCCCAGCGTCCTCGCGCTCAACCAGCCCGCCGGATACCCCGAGCCGGTCGCCGCCACCTGGAACGTCTCCATCGAGCGGCTGAAGCAGCGATCGCCCGCGGCGGTCCGGCTGCTCCAGCTCTGCGCCTTCTTCGCGCCCGAGCCGATCTCCGCCAATCTCCTCTACAGCAAGGAGATGATCGACGCGCTCAAGCCGTACGACGCCACGCTCCAGGAGAAGCTGGTGCTCGGCCGGGTCATCCGGGAGATCGGCCGGTTCGCCCTCGCCAAGGTCGACCAGGTCGGCAGCTCCATCCAGGTGCACCGGCTCGTCCAGGCGGTGATCCGGGCGCAGTTGAGCGACGAGGAGCAGATGGACGCCCGGCACGCCGTGCACCGCATCCTCGCGGGCGCCCGGCCGGACGCCGACGAGCCGATCGACAACCCGGAGACCTGGGCGCAGTTCAACACCATCTGGCCGCATCTGACCCCGTCGGGGGCGCGTCTGTGCGACGAGCCGGAGACCCGCCGGCTCCTCATCGACCGCGTGCGCTATCTGTGGAAGCGCGGTGACTTCAACGCGGCCGCCAACCTCGCCGAGGACCTGCGCGAGGAGTGGCGCGAGAAACTGGGGCCCAACGACCTCCAGTACCTGTACCTGCGCTTCCACCTCTCCAACATCCTTCGCTCGCGCGGCCGTTACGTCGAGGCGATGGAGCTGGACGAGGAGACCCTGGCCCGCCAGACGGAAGTGCTCGGCGCCACGCATCCGCACACGTACATGACCACCAGCGCCCTCGCGATGGACCTCGGGGCGCTCGGCCAGTACAGCAAGGCGATGGAGCTGGCGACCGAGGCGCACGAGGGGTTCCGGCAGATCTTCGACGAGTCGCACCCGCGCACGCTCGCCGCCGCCAACAACCTCGCCCTGAACATGCGGATGCTCGGCCAGTACGCCCGGGCCCGCGAGCTCGACCAGGACGTCTACGACCGGCGCACCGAGGTGCTCGGCCCGGAGCACCCGTACACCCTCTCCTCCGCGATGAACCTGGCGCGGGACCTGCGGGAGATCGGGCGCTACGAGGACTCGGTGGCGCTGCTCAGCCGGACGTACGACCTCTACAAGGAGCAGTTGGGCCGGGCCTTCCCTGGCACCCTGGCGGCGGCCAAGAGCCTCGCCGTGTCGCTGCGCCGGGCGGGCCGGCTCGACGACGCGCGCCGGCTGACCACCGCGACCCGCAACCGCTACCGCGCCAAGTACACCTCCGCCAACCCCGACTGGCTGGCCTGCGACCTCAACATGGCCGCCGACCTGTTCGCGGCCGGGGACTCGGCGGCGGCCCGGGACGCGGCCCAGGAGGTCGTCGACCAGTACATCAAGGTGCCGGGGGAGCGGCACCCGTACACGCTGGCGGCCAGCAACAACCTGGGCATCTACCAGTGGGGCTGCGGGGCACTCGACTCCGCCGACACCCTGTTGGAGACGACCATACGGACCATGCGCGACATACTCGGGGAGAACCATCCGCACGCGCTGTTCGCCACCGTCAACCTGGCCAATGTGAAGGCCGACATGGGCGATCTGGAGAGCGCCCTGGAGATCGAGCGCAACGCGGTCGCGCGGCTGCGGGAGGTGCTGGGAGCGCACCACCCCGAGACGCTCGCCTGCGCCGCGAACATGTCGGTGACGCTCGACGGGCTCGGCCGCAAGGAGGAGGCGCTGCACGTGCGGGCGGAGGCCGTGGAGGAGCTGCAGCGACTGCTCGGCGACGAGCACGCGTTCGTCCGGATCGCCAGGGACGAGCGCAGGGTGCAGCGGGACCTGGAGCCGCTCGCGGTGTGA
- the fxsB gene encoding radical SAM/SPASM protein FxsB, inactivated metallohydrolase extension form has translation MTGPVVPFREIVLKVHSRCDLACDHCYIYEAPDQSWRTRPKAISDEAISWTARRLAEHAEKHVLPSVSVILHGGEPLLAGPARLRRVCEELTAALDGVAELDLRIHTNGLQLSSRYLDLFDEFGVRVGISLDGDRSANDRHRRFADGRTSHPLVLKAVELLRSERYRHLFLGLLCTIDVANDPVTVHDALIALDPPRIDYLLPHATWDAPPARPGGSPTEYAEWILAVFDRWEEQGRPVPVRLFESVLSTLNGGPSLTESLGLAPTDLVVVETDGTLEQVDSLKSAYEGAAATGFDVFRHSFDEVAAHPGVRVRQLGLAGVGPECRQCPVVRSCGGGLYTHRYRSANETAGRGAFDGPSVYCADLEALVRGIETRTAARLVPGAVTDPGELVAAEHELTRTLLARLHADLAGRGGPEWAEAWRLTALVDGPGLDEVLTHPYARGWLLTTLQALRTGRPDAVAHAHRLAAYTAAAAVRGRLDVPVTVGYADGRLVLPTLGELRVGAPGESGRARVVSAEKGFRVRGERFELEVECPREPCGDWLPVRGLGRDGAPDPALDDLDPYRDCFGTQVLPRLGLAEADEWSGRLGAAWGLLSATVPGHAAAAAAALTTLTPLAGAGEPVAGRHGYGALGVPVGLTGDALALGLLRGFRRARFRALRDVADLYALDGGWLHPADWREEPVPVSVLLAETHERVAVAAYDRSARTLAETRRALEALQGAAELTVGGKSLVADVLVEWEEAARG, from the coding sequence ATGACTGGACCCGTGGTCCCATTCCGCGAGATCGTGCTCAAGGTTCACAGCAGATGCGATCTTGCTTGTGATCACTGCTATATCTACGAAGCCCCTGATCAGAGTTGGCGTACCCGCCCCAAGGCAATCTCTGACGAGGCGATTTCATGGACGGCCCGGCGACTGGCCGAGCACGCCGAGAAACACGTACTGCCCTCCGTGTCAGTGATCCTGCACGGAGGGGAGCCGCTGCTGGCGGGCCCCGCCAGGCTGCGCCGGGTGTGCGAGGAGCTGACCGCCGCCCTCGACGGCGTCGCGGAGCTCGATCTGCGCATCCACACCAACGGCCTCCAGCTCAGCAGCCGCTACCTCGACCTGTTCGACGAGTTCGGCGTCAGGGTCGGCATCTCCCTCGACGGCGACCGGTCGGCCAACGACCGCCACCGCCGCTTCGCCGACGGCCGCACCAGCCATCCCCTGGTCCTGAAGGCCGTCGAACTGCTCCGCAGCGAGCGCTACCGCCACCTCTTCCTCGGGCTGCTCTGCACCATCGACGTGGCCAACGACCCGGTCACCGTCCATGACGCGCTCATCGCCCTGGACCCGCCGCGCATCGACTACTTGCTGCCGCACGCCACCTGGGACGCGCCCCCGGCCCGGCCGGGCGGCTCCCCGACCGAGTACGCCGAGTGGATCCTGGCGGTCTTCGACCGGTGGGAGGAACAGGGCAGACCGGTTCCGGTCCGGCTGTTCGAGTCCGTACTGTCGACGTTGAACGGCGGCCCCAGCCTCACCGAGTCCCTGGGCCTGGCCCCCACCGACCTCGTGGTGGTGGAGACCGACGGCACCCTGGAACAGGTCGACTCGCTCAAGAGCGCCTACGAAGGCGCGGCCGCCACCGGGTTTGACGTCTTCCGGCACTCCTTCGACGAGGTCGCCGCCCATCCAGGGGTACGGGTGCGCCAGCTCGGCCTGGCCGGGGTCGGACCCGAGTGCAGACAGTGCCCGGTCGTCCGCTCCTGCGGCGGCGGGCTCTACACCCACCGCTACCGCTCGGCGAACGAGACGGCGGGCAGGGGCGCCTTCGACGGGCCCTCGGTCTACTGCGCGGACCTGGAGGCGCTGGTGCGGGGCATCGAGACCCGCACGGCCGCCCGCCTCGTCCCCGGCGCCGTCACCGACCCCGGTGAACTCGTCGCGGCCGAGCACGAACTCACCCGCACCCTGCTCGCCCGCCTCCACGCCGATCTGGCCGGACGCGGCGGTCCCGAGTGGGCCGAGGCCTGGCGGCTGACCGCCCTAGTCGACGGGCCGGGCCTCGACGAGGTGCTGACGCATCCGTACGCGCGCGGCTGGCTGCTCACCACCCTTCAGGCGCTGCGCACGGGCCGGCCCGACGCCGTCGCCCACGCCCACCGCCTTGCCGCCTACACCGCGGCCGCCGCCGTCCGCGGCAGGCTCGACGTGCCCGTCACCGTCGGGTACGCGGACGGCAGGCTGGTGCTGCCCACCCTCGGGGAGCTGAGGGTCGGCGCCCCGGGCGAGTCCGGCCGCGCGCGGGTGGTCTCGGCCGAGAAGGGCTTCCGGGTCCGGGGCGAGCGCTTCGAGCTGGAGGTGGAGTGCCCGCGCGAGCCGTGCGGCGACTGGCTGCCGGTGCGGGGCCTCGGCCGGGACGGGGCGCCCGATCCGGCGCTCGACGACCTCGACCCGTACCGCGACTGCTTCGGCACACAGGTGCTGCCGCGTCTGGGTCTCGCCGAGGCCGACGAGTGGAGCGGGCGTCTGGGCGCCGCCTGGGGGCTGCTCTCGGCCACTGTGCCGGGCCACGCGGCCGCCGCGGCCGCCGCGCTGACCACGCTCACCCCGCTCGCGGGCGCCGGCGAACCGGTGGCCGGGCGGCACGGCTACGGGGCACTGGGGGTGCCCGTGGGGCTCACGGGGGACGCGTTGGCGCTGGGGCTGCTGCGAGGCTTCCGCAGGGCCAGGTTCCGGGCCCTGCGCGATGTGGCGGACCTGTACGCCCTGGACGGCGGCTGGCTCCACCCGGCCGACTGGCGTGAAGAGCCGGTGCCGGTTTCGGTCCTGCTGGCCGAAACACATGAGCGGGTGGCGGTCGCCGCGTACGACAGGAGTGCACGCACTCTGGCGGAGACCCGGCGGGCGCTGGAAGCTCTTCAGGGGGCGGCCGAACTCACCGTAGGCGGGAAGAGCCTGGTCGCCGACGTCCTGGTGGAGTGGGAAGAGGCAGCCCGTGGATGA
- a CDS encoding DUF4231 domain-containing protein yields the protein MVFRNADLPGLFHHADSLAIGRQRAAVNSTRWQLCLLVVGAALAALPWKMTLGGDFQLTSALSALAYAGVLAVSFRAARGHAKSHWQLNRSAAEFIKSMCWRYAVHGTPFDSQAPDPEGLFTLRLEEGLRELRKVGWRDPREDRASGLADVPLITAPMRELRAKAFTVRKETYVRDRLIEQRNWYRRRQEASKRATALWTSAITLLTVLALLFATLHMFGAAQDVKVAGLLSAAAAACLAWSEIRRHQPLISAHSLVEQDLKEMHVAMENTVSEREWPGAVYETERVVSPQHTDWLVRLRS from the coding sequence ATGGTCTTCCGCAACGCCGACCTGCCGGGTCTCTTCCATCACGCGGACTCACTCGCGATAGGGCGCCAGCGGGCCGCGGTGAACAGCACCCGCTGGCAGTTGTGCCTGCTGGTGGTGGGGGCGGCGCTGGCGGCACTGCCGTGGAAGATGACGCTCGGTGGTGACTTCCAGCTGACCAGCGCGCTCAGCGCACTGGCGTACGCGGGGGTGCTCGCGGTGAGCTTCCGCGCTGCCCGCGGGCATGCGAAATCGCATTGGCAACTGAACCGTTCGGCGGCCGAGTTCATCAAATCCATGTGCTGGCGCTATGCCGTGCACGGCACCCCCTTCGATTCCCAGGCACCCGATCCCGAAGGTCTGTTCACCCTCCGTCTGGAGGAAGGACTGCGGGAGTTGCGCAAGGTCGGCTGGCGGGATCCGCGCGAGGACCGGGCGTCGGGCCTGGCCGATGTGCCCCTCATCACCGCGCCCATGCGGGAGTTACGGGCGAAGGCGTTCACCGTACGCAAGGAGACCTACGTCCGGGACCGGCTGATCGAGCAGCGCAACTGGTACCGGCGCCGCCAGGAGGCCTCCAAGCGGGCCACCGCGCTGTGGACCTCGGCAATCACCCTGCTCACCGTTCTCGCGTTGCTCTTCGCGACGCTGCACATGTTCGGCGCGGCCCAGGACGTCAAGGTCGCCGGGCTGCTCTCGGCCGCGGCGGCCGCGTGTCTGGCGTGGAGCGAGATCCGCCGCCACCAGCCGCTGATCTCGGCGCACTCCCTGGTGGAGCAGGACCTCAAGGAGATGCACGTGGCCATGGAGAACACGGTCAGCGAGCGGGAGTGGCCGGGCGCGGTCTACGAGACCGAGCGGGTCGTGTCGCCCCAGCACACCGACTGGCTGGTCCGGCTCCGCAGTTGA
- a CDS encoding aminoglycoside N(3)-acetyltransferase — MDERAQAVLESALLDDLVAMGINEGDTLLVHASMSGLGHGPRVLGQALQTVVGGRLKGTLVVPAFTAENSLTSTAHRRRSRNVLRDPAAYKDFKRRMEPFDPDRTRSQGMGRLAEWVRTSEGAVRSTHPQTSFAAWGCRALELMEGHEPDCHLGEKSPVGALYRAGARVLMINVGFGVCSAFHLAEYRYLRNPPKKLYSCVVRDESGRRGWFHYPDVDLDDSDFEAVGADLPEEMRKEWQLGRRTARLFSIKGAVDHAVDWMTEKRPCLTER, encoded by the coding sequence GTGGATGAGCGAGCCCAAGCAGTGCTGGAGAGCGCGTTACTCGACGACCTGGTCGCCATGGGGATCAACGAGGGGGACACCCTGCTCGTGCACGCCTCAATGAGCGGTCTGGGGCACGGCCCGCGCGTGCTGGGGCAGGCCCTGCAGACGGTGGTCGGTGGTCGGCTCAAGGGCACCCTGGTGGTCCCGGCCTTCACGGCGGAGAACTCGCTCACCTCCACTGCCCACCGGCGGCGGAGCAGGAACGTGCTGCGGGATCCGGCCGCGTACAAGGATTTCAAGCGCAGAATGGAGCCTTTCGACCCGGACCGGACCCGAAGTCAGGGAATGGGCCGGTTGGCGGAGTGGGTGCGCACCTCGGAAGGGGCGGTGCGCAGCACCCATCCCCAGACGTCCTTCGCTGCCTGGGGCTGCCGTGCCCTGGAGCTGATGGAGGGGCATGAACCCGATTGTCATCTGGGCGAGAAGTCGCCGGTCGGCGCGCTGTATCGCGCCGGGGCCCGGGTACTCATGATCAATGTGGGATTCGGTGTCTGCAGCGCCTTTCACCTCGCGGAATACCGGTATCTGCGCAACCCGCCCAAGAAGCTGTACAGCTGTGTGGTGCGGGACGAGAGTGGGCGTCGGGGATGGTTCCACTATCCCGACGTCGATCTCGACGACAGCGACTTCGAGGCGGTCGGGGCCGACCTTCCGGAAGAAATGCGCAAAGAGTGGCAGCTGGGACGGAGAACCGCCCGGTTGTTTTCGATCAAGGGGGCGGTGGACCATGCGGTGGACTGGATGACCGAAAAGCGGCCTTGTTTGACCGAACGGTGA
- a CDS encoding alpha/beta fold hydrolase codes for MRGRVRAADGRHLTVERFGDPRGRPVFLLHGTPGSRLGPAPRGMVLYQRRMQLIAYDRPGYGGSDRLEGRSVADVVQDVKAIADSYGLERFAVVGRSGGAPHALACAALLPERVTRTAALVTLAPRDAAGLDWFDGMTAYNVEEFTTASVNPEEFAARLIPRSDEIRRNPIQLLDELRRDLTHADRMVVKDAGVRSMLLRNYQEALRTSAYGWIDDALAFCGPWGFDPADIIGEVLLWHGVKDVFSPVGHSRWLAERIPGATAVLEPTAAHFDALHALPDILTWLIEED; via the coding sequence GCACGGCACCCCCGGCAGCCGTCTCGGCCCCGCACCCCGCGGCATGGTGCTCTACCAGCGCCGGATGCAGCTGATCGCCTACGACCGGCCCGGCTACGGCGGCTCCGACCGGCTGGAGGGCCGCAGCGTCGCCGACGTCGTCCAGGACGTGAAGGCGATCGCGGACAGCTACGGCCTGGAACGCTTCGCCGTCGTCGGCCGCTCCGGCGGCGCCCCGCACGCGCTGGCCTGCGCGGCCCTGCTGCCCGAGCGGGTCACCCGGACCGCCGCGCTGGTCACGCTCGCGCCCCGGGACGCGGCCGGGCTCGACTGGTTCGACGGGATGACCGCCTACAACGTGGAGGAGTTCACGACCGCGTCGGTCAACCCCGAGGAGTTCGCCGCCCGGCTCATCCCGCGCTCGGACGAGATCCGCCGGAACCCCATCCAGCTCCTGGACGAGCTGCGCCGCGACCTCACCCACGCCGACCGCATGGTGGTCAAGGACGCCGGGGTGCGGTCCATGCTGCTGCGCAACTACCAGGAGGCGCTGCGGACTTCGGCGTACGGATGGATCGACGACGCGCTCGCCTTCTGCGGCCCCTGGGGGTTCGACCCGGCCGACATCATCGGCGAGGTGCTGCTCTGGCACGGCGTGAAGGACGTGTTCTCGCCGGTCGGCCACTCCCGCTGGCTCGCCGAACGCATCCCGGGCGCCACGGCCGTCCTGGAGCCGACCGCCGCCCACTTCGACGCCCTGCACGCGCTGCCCGACATCCTCACCTGGCTCATCGAGGAGGACTGA
- the fxsA gene encoding FxSxx-COOH cyclophane-containing RiPP peptide, producing the protein MPLADIDVRGADAARKLGRVLPSSIGRPVQASTFNSAL; encoded by the coding sequence GTGCCCCTGGCAGACATCGACGTCCGCGGTGCGGACGCCGCCAGGAAGCTCGGCCGCGTGCTGCCCTCGTCGATCGGTCGCCCCGTGCAGGCGTCGACCTTCAACTCGGCTCTCTAG